CTGAGCGGTGGAAGGAAATCGATGCACCCACGCCCCAGTTGGACATGAAAATGAAGGCGTCGGATTATTTCTCAGCGACTAAACTGTTGCTGCCTGAGAAGCATGTCTTCAAGGTTCACGAGCCAGGTATTAATGGAGAGATTAAGGGGCTTGCTGTTCCTCGGGACTTGGGGATGTTAATGTTGATACATCAACCACGGATATCTGATGGGAACCAGTTATTTCTTTAATTTCCATATGCAAGTGAAAATCAAGTTGGGCCTTTGCGGTTTCCCCGAGGGGTTTCCATCGTTACCATTCCCGATGCGGTTCTCGTATTATGGCCGGTATCCCGAGCCCTCAGCATCGGCATTCCGACACAATGCCGATGAGAATATAAGATACAAAGACTAAGAAAAGTTGGTTGATACAACTCGCAATATCTGAGTAGGTGCAGGATTTTAAGATGTATATGATGTTCAAAAAGTCCTGTGCCGATGTGCAGTTCCTCACAGACTCGCAACGAAGCTATGGCATCTACGACCGGATAGAGGGAACGATATCGTTCACTCCTCAGCAGTCAATTGCTTTGGATCAGTTAAACTTGTCATTCGAGGGTATACCTTTACAAAGCATCTAATGAGTTGTTAACTAATCGTTCAGGCATAACCGCTGTATCCATGGACATCAACGCGACCAACATCCCCATACCACCATCGACAGCATCGAAGACGTTCCTACGAATGCAACAACCGTTAGCCAAATTGACGTGTTCGAAATCCACAAGCCTAGAGATCGGATCAACTTACCTCTTGCCATTCGAGTTTGTCGTGCCGCCCGAGATCCCCCATAATGCCTGTCGGCATTTGCATCGCCACGAGCAGATTCATTCGGAACATTGTCAACTTCCGCCAAGTATGGATCAACGTTCTTTCCGGCAGCTCAAGGACCGGATCGTGGATTATATGGCACCGGAAGGTATTGAGATCACGTATTTAATTTGTCTTTGGGTGTTTGAGAGCTGTCGCAAGACTGGTATTATCAGAACTATCGCAGAATGGAGGTGCCCGGTACATATACACTCATTGCGAAAAGAACGAGCACCGCTACTTATCCCACGGAAAAGTCAATTTTACCGCTTGAGTAATGAAAAAAAGATTATCGGGGGATGGTGTCCACAAGCACTAGGAACATTATCCATCAAAACAGCACAACCGGCTGCCATTCAGTCACATCTACAGTCCGGTCTCCCTGCTACAACGATAACAGCAAGCCTGCAATATACTACTACGGCGCAAATAACACCGCCAGAATTACAGTCCATCCATCCTCGACTCTATATCCTCACCTTTTCTTCCCTGGAGCCGTGGCCCGATTTCCCGGATTTGATAGATTCGTCAATATGTCCATACCATAATGTATTAAATGTGCGGACAGTGTCTTTACCATCATGCCAATTGGGCTCAATAAAATGGCAGACGGAAAAGGATCTCAGGGGAGAGTCGATAGCACACACGGCATCTGTGCAGGTACCTGTTGTCTTTCCGGAAGATGCGCCGGCGCATCTCCCAACATTCTTCTCGTGTCTTGTTGCGCGAACATATTCGGTGAAGTTATCGTTTACATATCGTGTCGAGGGCCAATGGAGCAGGACATCCACGATCGAAGTGACAGTACCGGTGCAAATATGTTGATAGAATACCCTTAATTTTCACGATTAATTTCTAGAGAAACAGAAGCGATGCAAGTCAGGACACATTCAAACAAGAATTTTCAAACAAGGCTGTGTCATGTAATCATGTAACCCTTTAAGCGATTTCCCAGTAGCTATCAACCGCCGACTCTCACATTTCCATCCTATATATGTACCGGCTTCACTGGTTCGAGTCCTTTTTCGTTCacaaaagaagaaatcaaCCTATATGAACACCGGTTTGCTGAATATGAAGCTTGGAACGAGGTCCAGCAGCTTGCACAGGAATGTCTGGATACAGATGTTGAAGGATGGATAGACCCTCAGCTAGATTtcatggagaagaaaaggctGAGTGAGGGGTTGTTGGCCATGTCCATTGAGCGAATGGCAGGAGAAAATTTTCCGGAGGGCGCAAGGAAGATGTAGCCATTTCCGGATGAGTGAGCACAACTTTGAAGCACCAGTGGAAACAGGCCAGGAGACTGTCTAGGAACTTCGGCCCAGAGATGCCGTTCGAATCGGCCCGATTGAGGATTTACTAGGGCAATCGGATAGTGACATCATCTGACATGACATCATACCTCATTTTTACGATTCTTTCTTTCGGATATCAAAGACTTCATGCGACGAAGGCTTGTAACTATTCAATCTAATGTTCTACTCTTTAACAGTTACAGATGCCTCCCAATGCACCTGTCCCGGGGGCCAACGGCCTAGACTGGCCTGATAAAATCCTTGCGCAGATCCCGGACCGTCGCAATCATGCCAAGTTCTGGGAAGATGGTCTTAATACCGGGGTGCGGGTGTTGGGTATGCAAATTCCCTCGTCCCTATTTTTGAAGAGAGTATGTTGCTAATACAGCGCAGAGGATGGTCGCCTGGACATCAAAGTCCGTCAAGACGAACCTAACCTAGCAGGACTACTACACCATCTCCAACATCACCCGCATGACCTCCCACCGCGACGAGAATCCGTGATCCCATTCTCCGAGAAAGAGCGCATTCACCCCCTTCACCTCAACATCGTAATCCACGTCGTTGGCTCGCGCGGAGATGTCCAACCCTTTATCGCACTAGGCAAAGAACTAAAACGACACGGCCATCGCGTGCGCTTGGCCACCCACCTCGACTTCAAAGACTTTGTCAACGAAAATGGCCTAGAATTCTTCAGCATCGGCGGAGATCCAGGCGAACTGATGGCATTCATGGTCAAGAATCCAGGTCTTTTGCCGGACCTGCGCACCATCCGCAGCGGCGCCATCGCGAGACGACGACAGGAAATGAAAGAAATTTTCAGTGGATGTTGGAGGTCATGTCATGAGATGGGCGATGGGACGGGTGAGCAACAGATTATAGATAACCCGTGGAGTGAAACAGTAGACTACCGGAGTCGGCCGTTTGTGGCGGATGCGATTATCGCGAATCCGCCTAGTTATGCGCATATTAGTTGCGCAGAGAAGATGGGGGTTCCGTTGCATTTGATGTTTACGTGAGTAACCTTGATATTCATCGAAAGAGTTATATTGATGGAGTAGAATGCCCTGGTCTCCAACGCAATACTTCCCCCACCCGCTCGCCCAGGTCCGCGCGCGCAACGCCAAACGCTCCGTCGCCAACTTCGCCTCTTACGCAATCGTCGAAATGATGATCTGGGAAGGCCTTGGAGATCTAATCAATAAATTCCGCAAACGCCTCCTAGGCCTAGACCCTCTAGATGGCAGCCGAGCTCCAAGTCTAGTCCATCGACTACGCATCCCCTACTCATACCTCTGGTCCCcttccctcctccccaaaccCGACGACTGGGGCGACAACATCGACATCTGCGGGTTCAGCTTCCTCTCTTCAGGAAGTGACTACCGTCCTCCCGAAGACCTGGAGCTATTCCTCAACGAAGGCCCAGCACCGATATACATCGGGTTCGGATCGATAGTCGTCGACGACGCAGCAAAATTAACACGGATAGTCTTCGACGCCGTCAAAGAAACTGGCCACCGTGCACTAGTCGCCAAGGGCTGGGGAAACATCGGCTCCGAAGAAGTCGACGTCCCGGATAACATTTTCCTCATCGGAAATTGTCCCCACGACTGGCTATTCAAGCATGTATCCTGCGTAATCCACCACGGCGGCGCTGGAACCACAGCCGCCGGACTCGCACTCGGTCGACCAACAGTCGTCATCCCGTTCTTCGGAGACCAGCAATTCTGGGGAAGCATCATTGCTCGCGCTGGCGCAGGCCCGGAACCAGTACCCTGGAAAGGACTAACAACAGACAAGCTAAAAGACGCCATCAACAAAGCCCTAGAATCCTCAACACTCGAAAGAGCCAACGAAATCGGCAAGAACATGGAATCCGAAAATGGCGTCGCAAGCGCCGTACACTGCTTCTATCGCCACTTAGATCTAGATAATCTCCGCTGCTCGATCTGTCCGAACAGACCCGCCGCATGGCAAATCCGGCACTCGGACATACGGCTCAGTGCATTCGCAGCAACGGTCTTAGTGGAAGCTGGTCTTCTCAAACCCTTCAACGTTGAACTGTAAGCCCTCCCTCCCCATCTCAGCCTTAAATCACACACGTTAATAAATACAGATATCTCCCCCAAGAATACGACACCCACCGCGACCCCAAAGGCCCCCTCTCCGCCGGCGCAGGAGTCCTCTACGGCGCCATCTCCGCCTTCATCGGTAACATCCGCGACATACCGACCGGTCTCGTCGGATCTACACGCGAAGCAGGACAGAACCAAGCACGCGATAACCTAGACGCGCATGGCCCACAGCACCAGCCCGAATTAGAACCAGAAGCACAAGCAGAACCGGAACCAGAACCCCGTCCAGGCCCCGAACAATCCGATACAGATGCACCATCAGCAGACCCAGATGAACCAGAAGACAATGCGAACGGGGAAGATATAACCCGTAAGCTCACGACAACAACCACTTCGGCCAAAgaaaaacgaaaagaaaaaagagcaGAAGCCCTCTCCGACGCAGGCTACCGGGCAGGTCAATGCGCGAAACACGTAATCGACTGGGCGATTATGTTACCCGGCGACATAACACTCAGTTTATCAAAGGGCTTCCACAACGCACCGAAGTTATACCATGATCGCACGGTCAAGAGGTTTCCGA
This Aspergillus chevalieri M1 DNA, chromosome 3, nearly complete sequence DNA region includes the following protein-coding sequences:
- a CDS encoding putative UDP-glucose,sterol transferase (COG:C,G;~EggNog:ENOG410PK3H;~InterPro:IPR002213,IPR004276;~PFAM:PF03033;~go_function: GO:0008194 - UDP-glycosyltransferase activity [Evidence IEA];~go_function: GO:0016758 - transferase activity, transferring hexosyl groups [Evidence IEA];~go_process: GO:0005975 - carbohydrate metabolic process [Evidence IEA];~go_process: GO:0030259 - lipid glycosylation [Evidence IEA]) — protein: MPPNAPVPGANGLDWPDKILAQIPDRRNHAKFWEDGLNTGVRVLEDGRLDIKVRQDEPNLAGLLHHLQHHPHDLPPRRESVIPFSEKERIHPLHLNIVIHVVGSRGDVQPFIALGKELKRHGHRVRLATHLDFKDFVNENGLEFFSIGGDPGELMAFMVKNPGLLPDLRTIRSGAIARRRQEMKEIFSGCWRSCHEMGDGTGEQQIIDNPWSETVDYRSRPFVADAIIANPPSYAHISCAEKMGVPLHLMFTMPWSPTQYFPHPLAQVRARNAKRSVANFASYAIVEMMIWEGLGDLINKFRKRLLGLDPLDGSRAPSLVHRLRIPYSYLWSPSLLPKPDDWGDNIDICGFSFLSSGSDYRPPEDLELFLNEGPAPIYIGFGSIVVDDAAKLTRIVFDAVKETGHRALVAKGWGNIGSEEVDVPDNIFLIGNCPHDWLFKHVSCVIHHGGAGTTAAGLALGRPTVVIPFFGDQQFWGSIIARAGAGPEPVPWKGLTTDKLKDAINKALESSTLERANEIGKNMESENGVASAVHCFYRHLDLDNLRCSICPNRPAAWQIRHSDIRLSAFAATVLVEAGLLKPFNVELYLPQEYDTHRDPKGPLSAGAGVLYGAISAFIGNIRDIPTGLVGSTREAGQNQARDNLDAHGPQHQPELEPEAQAEPEPEPRPGPEQSDTDAPSADPDEPEDNANGEDITRKLTTTTTSAKEKRKEKRAEALSDAGYRAGQCAKHVIDWAIMLPGDITLSLSKGFHNAPKLYHDRTVKRFPKVMGIRSGFRAAGSEFTNGFYQGLTGLITQPHAGLQRSGPTGLLKGVGKGIGCVIFKPVAGVWGLAGYPLDGIHKNLRKSLSRSSTKHFIAARIAQGIEEMCASGAEERAEVIRVWHQMEDGGRV